A single region of the Candidatus Eisenbacteria bacterium genome encodes:
- a CDS encoding formylglycine-generating enzyme family protein, translating into TTDPSEIFGTIAINLNPDSINALWTLTGPNNYEEDGNVDTLLSNMKIGDYTVTWGDITGWATPLSEMKSLVSDSMVTFSGDYIENSGVIFIVIDSAIDESYMPWTLTGPNNYSLDEIGDMTLGGLAFGDYTITWLPVLGWVEPASETKTLLPDSTLVFIGNYVEDTGVIFIDPSPDYIEAPWSLVGPNWYRNSSNGDTTLVDLEYGYYAIIWEELPGWISPPSENKTLVADSSLTFKGLYIQNIGTIIVDSSPDDIDAPWSLSGPHGYQEVSSGDQTFHELDTGEYTITWLEVDGWITPDQESETLDLVDTLVFSGNYIVDSGAVVVNPHPTWLNAQWVLNGPDDGVWSGEGAMTFPDMVSGDYIISWDDIGGWITPFRNTELTLIAGDTLTFEGIYIEEYPGPSPPPMIQVSAGSFIMGDGYSYCGEDEREVTLTRDFYLGQHEVTNQEYLEALQWAYDHGHVTVADSWVLDNLDWGSLPLLVIDGTNTEILFDGAGTFYLRESQSYEAQDAYPEGYDPSNHPVKLVSWYGAARYCDWLNLLEGLPRAYEHTGDWSCNGGDPYGVEGYRLPTDAEWEFAAQFDDGRIYPWGNEDPDCSQANYILVWPTTCVGWTAPVGSYPDAPGALGLSDMAGNVHEWCNDGHECMLGTNPEVDPLGPTGKINRVHRGGSWSKTYGMLQCANRYGRIADSASNDLGFRIARTASAP; encoded by the coding sequence AAACTACAGACCCATCTGAGATCTTTGGCACGATCGCGATTAATCTTAATCCAGATAGTATAAATGCACTGTGGACGTTAACTGGCCCAAACAACTATGAAGAAGATGGCAATGTTGACACGCTTCTGTCAAATATGAAAATAGGTGATTACACAGTGACGTGGGGTGATATAACCGGTTGGGCTACTCCTTTAAGCGAGATGAAGTCTTTGGTTTCAGACTCAATGGTTACGTTTTCCGGGGATTATATAGAAAATTCTGGTGTGATTTTCATTGTCATTGATTCAGCCATAGATGAGTCGTATATGCCTTGGACACTCACTGGACCCAACAATTACAGCCTGGACGAAATCGGTGATATGACTTTGGGCGGTCTGGCATTTGGTGACTATACAATAACATGGCTACCAGTTTTGGGGTGGGTAGAGCCTGCAAGCGAGACGAAGACGCTTCTGCCAGATTCCACCTTAGTATTCATTGGAAACTATGTTGAGGATACCGGAGTGATTTTCATCGATCCCTCGCCCGATTACATCGAGGCACCGTGGAGCCTTGTTGGTCCTAACTGGTATCGAAACAGTAGCAATGGTGACACGACACTTGTTGATCTTGAGTATGGATACTATGCCATCATATGGGAAGAATTACCTGGCTGGATATCGCCCCCAAGCGAGAACAAGACGCTAGTTGCTGATTCATCCCTAACATTTAAAGGATTATACATCCAAAATATCGGGACAATAATAGTTGATTCCTCTCCAGATGATATCGATGCGCCTTGGAGTTTATCGGGTCCTCACGGATACCAAGAAGTCAGTAGCGGCGACCAAACATTTCACGAACTTGATACGGGTGAGTATACGATAACCTGGTTAGAAGTTGACGGATGGATTACACCCGATCAGGAATCAGAGACACTCGATCTTGTGGATACACTGGTGTTTTCTGGAAATTATATCGTCGATTCGGGCGCGGTTGTTGTCAACCCGCACCCCACTTGGTTAAATGCGCAATGGGTTTTAAACGGTCCCGATGATGGAGTCTGGAGTGGGGAAGGAGCAATGACTTTCCCGGATATGGTTTCCGGTGACTATATTATCTCGTGGGACGACATTGGCGGTTGGATTACCCCATTTAGGAATACAGAACTAACATTAATCGCTGGTGATACATTGACATTCGAAGGAATCTACATCGAAGAATATCCGGGCCCTAGTCCACCACCAATGATACAGGTGTCGGCAGGTAGCTTCATCATGGGTGATGGATATTCATACTGCGGTGAAGACGAACGCGAGGTGACGCTGACGCGCGATTTCTATTTAGGTCAGCATGAGGTGACAAACCAGGAGTACTTGGAAGCGCTCCAGTGGGCATATGACCATGGGCATGTAACGGTTGCGGACAGTTGGGTCTTGGACAACCTGGATTGGGGCAGTCTGCCCCTCCTGGTTATTGACGGTACCAATACCGAAATCCTGTTTGATGGTGCTGGGACATTTTATTTGCGTGAATCACAATCGTATGAGGCGCAGGATGCCTATCCTGAGGGATATGATCCATCCAATCACCCAGTAAAATTGGTAAGTTGGTATGGTGCGGCGCGATATTGCGACTGGCTGAATCTGCTTGAGGGACTTCCTCGGGCTTATGAGCACACAGGCGACTGGTCCTGCAATGGGGGAGATCCATACGGCGTGGAAGGCTACCGCCTCCCAACAGATGCGGAGTGGGAATTTGCGGCTCAGTTCGATGATGGGCGAATCTATCCATGGGGGAATGAGGACCCGGATTGCAGTCAAGCGAACTACATACTGGTTTGGCCCACAACCTGTGTTGGCTGGACTGCTCCGGTAGGGAGCTATCCGGATGCCCCGGGGGCTCTGGGCCTGTCCGATATGGCGGGAAATGTGCACGAGTGGTGCAATGACGGGCACGAGTGCATGCTGGGGACGAATCCGGAAGTAGATCCGCTAGGTCCGACCGGTAAGATTAATCGCGTCCACCGTGGTGGTAGTTGGAGTAAGACATACGGCATGCTGCAATGCGCAAATCGGTACGGTCGCATCGCTGATTCTGCCAGCAATGACCTCGGCTTCCGAATCGCCAGGACCGCGAGTGCGCCGTAA